In Corynebacterium endometrii, one DNA window encodes the following:
- the dapF gene encoding diaminopimelate epimerase — MKFAKGHGTENDFVIIEDHEANTPLSPEQVRLLCDRRAGIGGDGLLRVVRAGAMVRNGEIDALAKGVAEDDWFMDYRNADGSIAEMCGNGTRVFAHWVRSRRLVDSDTFTIGTRGGAKPVTVHSFDDEKAQVTVEMGPAEVLGLSTASMAGERFAGLGVDMGNPHLAAVIPGLTADKLASMAFEQPEYDKEFFPQGVNVEVLTPLDDGEVHMRVFERGVGETRSCGTGTVAAARAALADSGHGTGMVTVHIPGGTVNVELTDNGSTLTGPSAIVALGETSLI, encoded by the coding sequence ATGAAGTTTGCAAAAGGACATGGCACCGAAAATGACTTCGTGATCATCGAAGACCACGAGGCGAACACCCCCTTAAGCCCCGAGCAGGTGAGACTGCTATGCGACCGCCGCGCCGGCATTGGTGGGGACGGGCTACTGCGCGTTGTGCGCGCCGGGGCTATGGTGCGCAACGGCGAGATCGACGCTTTAGCGAAAGGTGTGGCTGAAGATGACTGGTTTATGGACTACCGCAACGCGGATGGTTCCATCGCGGAGATGTGCGGCAACGGCACCCGCGTCTTCGCTCATTGGGTACGTTCTCGTCGATTAGTGGATTCGGACACTTTCACCATCGGCACCCGCGGCGGCGCTAAGCCGGTGACCGTCCACAGCTTCGATGATGAAAAAGCCCAGGTTACCGTGGAAATGGGTCCCGCGGAAGTCCTGGGCCTGTCCACCGCCTCGATGGCTGGGGAAAGGTTTGCCGGGCTGGGCGTGGACATGGGCAATCCCCATCTGGCGGCGGTCATCCCGGGGCTCACCGCCGACAAGCTCGCGTCCATGGCCTTTGAGCAGCCTGAATACGATAAGGAATTCTTCCCTCAAGGGGTCAACGTTGAAGTGCTTACCCCACTGGATGACGGCGAGGTGCACATGCGCGTCTTTGAACGCGGCGTGGGGGAGACTCGCTCCTGTGGCACCGGTACCGTCGCGGCTGCGCGCGCCGCCCTTGCCGATTCCGGCCATGGTACGGGCATGGTGACGGTACACATTCCAGGCGGCACGGTAAACGTGGAGCTAACGGACAACGGTTCCACTCTCACGGGGCCCTCCGCGATCGTGGCGTTGGGGGAGACCTCACTAATTTAG
- the miaA gene encoding tRNA (adenosine(37)-N6)-dimethylallyltransferase MiaA, which produces MSTPKLRPIAIVGPTASGKSALGIALAHRLDGEVVNVDSMQLYRGMDIGTAKLSVDEREGIPHHQLDVWEVTETASVARYQQSAIADVEAIMERGNVPILVGGSMLYVQSLIDDWQFPPTDPSVRAEFESRLKEIGVDALHAELAAVDPDAAAIIEDKDPRRTVRALEVITLTGQPFKASQPPKDAPPRWGTRLLGLRTESEWLNPRIELRTQQMFERGLVDEVERLQSQGLTAESTAGRAIGYAQVFQAQAGQLTWDEAVERTITGTRRYVRRQRAWFNRDKRITWLDAAGDTASQAMSAIERPGR; this is translated from the coding sequence ATGAGCACTCCCAAGTTGCGTCCCATTGCGATAGTTGGGCCCACGGCCTCAGGCAAATCGGCCCTGGGCATTGCGCTAGCCCACCGGCTCGACGGCGAGGTAGTCAACGTTGACTCGATGCAGCTCTACCGCGGGATGGACATCGGCACCGCCAAGCTCAGCGTCGACGAACGCGAAGGGATCCCTCACCATCAATTGGATGTATGGGAGGTAACGGAGACGGCGTCGGTCGCGCGGTACCAGCAGAGCGCCATCGCGGACGTGGAGGCAATCATGGAACGCGGCAACGTGCCCATCCTGGTTGGCGGCTCCATGCTTTATGTGCAGTCCCTCATCGACGATTGGCAATTCCCGCCCACAGACCCCTCGGTGCGCGCTGAATTTGAATCCCGCCTGAAAGAGATTGGCGTAGATGCGCTACACGCTGAATTGGCTGCGGTAGACCCGGATGCGGCCGCCATCATTGAGGACAAAGATCCGCGCCGCACCGTCCGCGCGCTCGAGGTCATCACGCTCACGGGCCAACCCTTCAAGGCCTCCCAACCGCCCAAGGACGCGCCGCCGCGCTGGGGGACCCGCCTGCTCGGGCTGCGTACCGAGTCCGAATGGCTCAACCCACGCATCGAATTACGCACCCAGCAAATGTTTGAGCGCGGGCTGGTGGATGAAGTAGAACGTCTCCAATCGCAGGGACTTACCGCGGAATCCACAGCCGGGCGGGCTATAGGCTACGCGCAGGTATTCCAGGCACAGGCGGGGCAGTTGACCTGGGATGAGGCGGTAGAGCGCACCATTACCGGCACGCGGCGCTACGTGCGCCGCCAACGCGCCTGGTTCAACCGCGACAAGCGCATTACCTGGCTGGATGCTGCGGGGGATACCGCCAGCCAAGCAATGTCCGCCATTGAGCGGCCCGGTCGCTAG
- a CDS encoding DUF349 domain-containing protein, with protein sequence MTPSTPTPGNMPKPGPRPGPRPQATTGAPTPSPVPVAHGAKSDPSKWGRVDEDGTVYVKTADGERAIGSWQAGTPEEGLAHYGQRYDDLSTEIELLEARLTAHSGDAAQIKKTAEELRGSLPTASVIGDIDALDKRLEKVIEHSETAGEEEKQNKARRREQAVAAKEKLAAEAEDLAENSTEWKAAGDRIRAILEEWKQIKGIDRKTDDALWKRYSHARDAFNRRRGSHFAELDRGRAAARRKKEELVERAVALQDSTDWGNTARAYRELMAEWKAAGRAQREIDDKLWAQFRGAQDHFFAARNAVNDERDREFEANAQAKDALLAEYDPQIDPSKSIEAAKAKLRELQEKWEEIGYVPRNKVREYEDKIAAVEKRVADAEESEWRKTDPEAQARVAQFTAKVEEFNAQAEAAEAKGNAKKAAQLREQAAQWQEWANTAAAALES encoded by the coding sequence ATGACCCCTTCCACCCCTACCCCTGGCAACATGCCGAAGCCGGGTCCTCGCCCGGGCCCTCGCCCCCAGGCCACGACCGGAGCGCCTACCCCATCCCCTGTACCGGTGGCCCATGGTGCTAAGAGCGACCCATCCAAGTGGGGCCGCGTAGATGAGGATGGCACCGTCTACGTCAAGACCGCCGACGGCGAGCGTGCGATTGGCTCGTGGCAGGCCGGCACGCCTGAGGAAGGCCTCGCCCACTACGGCCAGCGTTATGATGACCTGTCCACCGAAATTGAACTGCTCGAGGCGCGGCTTACCGCACATTCCGGGGACGCGGCGCAGATTAAGAAAACGGCCGAAGAGCTCCGTGGGTCCCTTCCCACCGCCTCCGTCATAGGGGATATCGACGCGCTCGATAAGCGCCTCGAAAAAGTAATCGAACACTCCGAAACCGCCGGTGAAGAAGAAAAGCAGAACAAGGCTCGCCGCCGCGAGCAGGCAGTTGCGGCCAAGGAAAAGCTCGCCGCGGAGGCGGAAGATTTAGCCGAGAATTCCACCGAGTGGAAGGCCGCGGGTGACCGCATCCGCGCCATTTTGGAAGAGTGGAAGCAGATCAAAGGAATCGATCGCAAAACTGACGATGCCCTGTGGAAACGCTACTCCCATGCGCGCGACGCGTTTAACCGCCGCCGCGGCTCCCACTTTGCCGAGCTGGATCGGGGACGTGCGGCGGCCCGCAGGAAGAAGGAAGAGCTCGTAGAGCGCGCCGTGGCGCTGCAGGATTCCACCGACTGGGGCAATACCGCGCGTGCGTATCGTGAACTCATGGCCGAATGGAAGGCCGCCGGCCGCGCCCAGCGAGAGATTGATGACAAGCTGTGGGCGCAATTCCGCGGCGCCCAGGACCACTTCTTTGCGGCACGCAACGCGGTCAACGATGAGCGGGACCGCGAATTTGAGGCCAACGCCCAGGCCAAGGATGCGCTGCTCGCCGAGTACGACCCCCAAATTGACCCGTCCAAGTCCATAGAGGCGGCCAAGGCCAAGCTTCGCGAATTGCAGGAAAAGTGGGAAGAAATTGGCTATGTTCCGCGCAATAAGGTCCGCGAGTATGAGGACAAGATCGCCGCGGTAGAAAAGCGCGTCGCCGACGCGGAAGAATCCGAGTGGCGCAAGACCGATCCAGAGGCCCAGGCCCGCGTGGCCCAATTCACCGCCAAGGTCGAGGAGTTCAACGCCCAGGCTGAGGCCGCCGAGGCTAAGGGCAACGCCAAGAAGGCCGCGCAGTTGCGCGAGCAGGCCGCCCAGTGGCAAGAGTGGGCCAACACCGCAGCCGCGGCACTAGAAAGCTAA
- a CDS encoding GNAT family acetyltransferase, which yields MSISQPHLVQFESPSPGVVNAGGWEPSDAVRTFVFMANLAAQEASGDPAASSSPERVVHRLKGSTESRTLLFGVVDGPAPLGEVSELGLPLIATINSEHAYDFVSFIHLSLPLIEEKENADIECVLDVDYLPMPGEALDAEGLEVARWTVAAAERLAVQLGRSILQTGILHPAGTPATHDPLAAVFAEAGYEHKHTEHQLQLKIPDSPAVPMLTNDLSIEVWPDYDIPDSYIDQVLELLTVASVDSIQGELSTEPICWTRQRLNEAHGRLRDRKAHTLMVALINRANDTVLSLTELGRHAVADPQVSEWTITVTRRDSRKRGFATLAKLGALAAVPRYWPNVTKSYCSVAEKEPAMNAIYRHLGACGISTSSAWEKRINQC from the coding sequence TTGAGTATCAGTCAACCGCACCTCGTTCAGTTCGAATCCCCCTCCCCAGGCGTGGTCAACGCCGGGGGCTGGGAGCCCTCGGACGCGGTGCGGACCTTCGTTTTCATGGCAAACCTCGCGGCCCAGGAGGCCAGCGGGGATCCCGCCGCGTCCTCATCCCCTGAGCGAGTGGTCCACCGGCTGAAGGGCTCTACCGAGTCACGCACGCTCCTTTTCGGGGTAGTTGACGGCCCCGCGCCATTGGGTGAAGTTAGCGAGTTAGGCCTACCGCTCATCGCCACGATCAACAGTGAGCATGCCTATGATTTTGTCTCCTTTATCCACCTAAGCCTTCCGCTCATCGAGGAAAAGGAGAATGCGGATATAGAATGCGTCCTCGACGTGGACTACCTGCCCATGCCTGGCGAGGCACTCGACGCTGAGGGGCTTGAGGTAGCCCGCTGGACAGTGGCCGCCGCCGAGCGCCTTGCCGTGCAATTGGGCCGCAGCATTCTTCAGACCGGCATCCTCCACCCCGCGGGCACGCCGGCGACCCACGACCCGCTCGCCGCCGTCTTCGCCGAGGCCGGATACGAACACAAGCACACCGAGCATCAACTGCAGCTCAAAATCCCGGACTCCCCCGCAGTCCCCATGCTCACCAACGACTTGAGCATAGAAGTCTGGCCGGACTATGACATCCCCGATTCATACATCGACCAGGTCCTTGAGCTGCTTACCGTGGCCTCCGTCGATTCCATCCAGGGGGAGCTATCCACCGAACCCATCTGCTGGACCCGCCAGCGCCTGAACGAAGCCCACGGAAGGCTACGGGACCGCAAGGCCCACACGCTCATGGTGGCGCTGATAAACCGAGCTAACGACACTGTCTTGTCACTCACCGAATTGGGCCGCCACGCGGTTGCGGATCCTCAGGTGAGCGAGTGGACGATTACCGTCACGCGCCGGGACAGCCGGAAAAGGGGGTTCGCCACGCTCGCTAAACTGGGCGCGCTTGCCGCCGTACCTCGATACTGGCCAAACGTGACGAAGAGCTACTGCTCCGTGGCAGAAAAAGAGCCCGCCATGAACGCCATCTATAGGCATCTGGGGGCTTGTGGGATTTCTACATCGTCCGCGTGGGAGAAACGAATTAATCAGTGTTAG
- a CDS encoding Rv2732c family membrane protein, protein MSTSKSTSNPEDNPAGTPPVHRSKPRDEVRDAAKSMQLGGSAIALAVALGLYVISLLLPHAAGLAAWQFLFRTSPAREAGITLPETIYMLLMLVGMGILTSLVLITRRAAFGLAAWMMVTVAFVSSVFVYWMRETSPYSVQFGLYLGMASALIATVTYSLVALRRNPDQIAVEQRVREAGPQLDEVGIIQSSYGSAAQQGENPLLIDDRRKRAAERHRNSNTD, encoded by the coding sequence GTGAGCACTTCTAAAAGCACATCCAATCCAGAAGATAATCCGGCCGGTACCCCACCGGTCCATCGTTCAAAGCCTCGCGATGAGGTCCGCGACGCGGCCAAGAGCATGCAGCTTGGCGGATCCGCCATCGCGTTAGCGGTAGCCTTGGGCCTGTATGTGATTTCCTTGCTTCTCCCGCACGCCGCGGGCCTTGCCGCGTGGCAGTTTTTGTTCCGCACCTCTCCGGCGCGAGAGGCGGGTATCACGTTGCCGGAAACCATCTACATGCTCCTGATGCTGGTGGGCATGGGCATTCTGACTTCGCTCGTGCTCATCACCCGCCGAGCCGCATTCGGTTTGGCAGCGTGGATGATGGTGACCGTAGCCTTTGTCAGCAGCGTGTTCGTGTATTGGATGCGCGAAACCTCACCGTACTCGGTCCAATTCGGCCTGTACCTGGGCATGGCCTCGGCGCTTATTGCCACCGTGACATACTCGTTGGTCGCGTTGCGGCGCAACCCGGATCAGATTGCGGTAGAACAACGAGTGCGTGAAGCGGGTCCTCAGCTCGATGAGGTGGGAATCATCCAATCCAGCTATGGCTCGGCCGCCCAGCAAGGGGAGAACCCACTGCTCATCGACGACCGCCGCAAGCGCGCGGCCGAACGCCACCGCAACTCTAACACTGATTAA
- the miaB gene encoding tRNA (N6-isopentenyl adenosine(37)-C2)-methylthiotransferase MiaB yields MSAEGTAGADSVTGNGERPRTFEVRTFGCQMNVHDSERISGLLEEAGYAAAADGAEPDLVVFNTCAVRDNADKRLYGTLGSLKKTKENHPGMQIAVGGCLAQKDKEAVLTNAPWVDAVFGTHNMGALPALLERARHNGKAQIEIVDALEAFPSVLPAKRESAYSGWVSISVGCNNTCTFCIVPSLRGKEEDRRPGDILAEVEALVEQGVTEITLLGQNVNSYGVHFADPELPRDKFAFSKLLREVGKIEGLERLRFTSPHPAEFTSDVIDAMAQTPAVCPQLHMPLQSGSDKVLKDMRRSYRSKKFLAILDEVREKIPHAAITTDIIVGFPGETEEDFQATMDVVERARFASAFTFQYSPRPGTPAAEMEQQIPKHVVQDRFERLVALQDRISAEENAKQVGAEVELLVQAEGGRKNGQTHRLTGRARDGRLVHFSPADASGKDISEAIRPGDVVTTTVTSAGSFFLVADGGVTNHRQTKAGDMSAEGKTPTTAPVGVGLGLPQIGAPREDKSAGAQSCGTGGCC; encoded by the coding sequence ATGTCCGCGGAGGGGACGGCGGGCGCAGACTCGGTCACCGGCAATGGGGAGAGGCCTCGGACGTTTGAGGTCCGTACCTTCGGTTGCCAGATGAATGTGCATGATTCTGAGCGGATTTCTGGCCTCCTGGAGGAGGCTGGATATGCCGCTGCGGCCGATGGTGCTGAGCCTGACCTTGTGGTATTTAACACCTGCGCAGTTCGTGACAATGCGGACAAGCGCCTGTATGGCACGCTGGGCTCCTTGAAAAAGACCAAAGAGAATCACCCCGGCATGCAGATCGCTGTGGGTGGCTGCTTGGCTCAAAAAGACAAGGAGGCCGTCTTAACCAACGCGCCGTGGGTGGATGCCGTCTTTGGCACGCACAACATGGGGGCACTGCCGGCGCTCCTTGAACGGGCCCGCCACAACGGCAAGGCACAAATCGAAATCGTTGACGCGCTTGAGGCCTTTCCCTCTGTTCTTCCCGCAAAGCGTGAATCCGCATATTCCGGATGGGTTTCCATCTCCGTGGGCTGCAACAACACCTGCACGTTCTGCATCGTCCCCTCTCTACGCGGTAAGGAAGAAGACCGCCGCCCGGGTGACATCTTGGCTGAGGTGGAAGCCCTTGTGGAGCAGGGCGTTACTGAAATTACGCTGCTGGGGCAAAACGTTAATTCCTACGGTGTGCATTTCGCAGATCCTGAGTTGCCGCGTGACAAGTTTGCTTTCTCCAAACTCCTGCGCGAGGTAGGAAAGATAGAGGGGCTCGAGCGGCTGCGCTTTACTTCTCCGCACCCCGCGGAATTTACCTCCGATGTCATTGACGCAATGGCGCAGACCCCGGCCGTTTGCCCTCAGTTGCATATGCCATTGCAGTCAGGTTCTGACAAGGTGCTAAAAGATATGCGCCGGTCCTACCGTTCCAAGAAGTTCCTGGCCATTCTGGATGAGGTGCGGGAGAAGATTCCGCACGCGGCTATCACCACTGACATAATCGTCGGCTTCCCTGGAGAGACCGAGGAGGACTTTCAAGCCACGATGGATGTGGTCGAACGCGCCCGGTTCGCCTCCGCCTTTACCTTCCAATACTCCCCGCGGCCGGGGACCCCGGCCGCGGAGATGGAACAGCAAATTCCAAAGCACGTGGTACAGGACAGGTTTGAGCGCCTCGTCGCCCTGCAGGACCGCATTTCCGCGGAGGAGAACGCCAAACAAGTCGGCGCCGAGGTTGAGCTTTTGGTTCAGGCCGAAGGCGGCCGCAAGAATGGCCAGACCCACCGCCTGACCGGCCGCGCACGCGATGGCCGCCTGGTGCATTTCTCCCCGGCGGACGCTTCCGGCAAGGACATCTCAGAGGCGATTCGCCCCGGCGATGTGGTTACCACCACGGTGACCTCGGCGGGATCCTTCTTCCTGGTGGCCGATGGTGGCGTCACCAACCACCGCCAAACCAAGGCGGGCGACATGTCCGCCGAAGGTAAAACCCCTACAACCGCGCCGGTTGGCGTGGGGCTGGGCCTGCCGCAGATCGGGGCGCCGCGAGAGGATAAGTCTGCGGGTGCGCAGTCTTGCGGCACCGGTGGTTGCTGTTAG
- the gluA gene encoding glutamate ABC transporter ATP-binding protein GluA — MISISNVEKYFGDFHALKNINLEVARGEVVVVLGPSGSGKSTMCRTINRLETIEQGTIAIDGKKLPEEGAELAKLRADVGMVFQQFNLFPHLTILDNVTLGPIKVRKIKKKEAEEKALQLLDRVGIAHQAEKYPAQLSGGQQQRVAIARALAMGPKVMLFDEPTSALDPEMVNEVLDVMTDLAKEGMTMVVVTHEMGFARRAADRIVFMADGEILEDTDPESFFTNPQSERAKDFLGKILSH, encoded by the coding sequence ATGATTAGCATCAGCAATGTTGAGAAGTACTTCGGTGACTTCCACGCTCTCAAAAACATCAACCTCGAGGTCGCTCGTGGCGAAGTAGTGGTAGTCCTGGGCCCGTCCGGTTCAGGTAAGTCCACCATGTGCCGCACCATTAACCGCCTTGAAACCATCGAGCAAGGCACCATCGCCATTGACGGCAAGAAGCTACCTGAGGAAGGAGCCGAGCTAGCGAAACTACGCGCTGACGTGGGGATGGTATTCCAACAGTTCAACCTGTTTCCCCACCTGACCATTCTGGACAACGTCACTTTGGGCCCTATCAAGGTGCGCAAGATAAAGAAAAAGGAAGCGGAGGAAAAAGCCCTACAGCTTCTGGATCGCGTCGGCATCGCACACCAAGCGGAGAAGTATCCCGCTCAGCTCTCCGGCGGTCAACAGCAGCGCGTGGCAATTGCCCGAGCGCTGGCGATGGGGCCGAAGGTCATGCTTTTTGATGAGCCAACCTCTGCCCTGGATCCCGAAATGGTCAATGAAGTCTTGGACGTCATGACCGATCTAGCCAAGGAAGGCATGACCATGGTCGTGGTCACGCATGAGATGGGCTTCGCCCGTCGCGCCGCTGACCGCATCGTGTTCATGGCCGATGGAGAAATTCTCGAGGACACGGACCCCGAGTCCTTCTTCACTAATCCTCAGTCCGAACGCGCTAAGGATTTTCTCGGCAAGATCCTGTCCCACTAA
- a CDS encoding glutamate ABC transporter substrate-binding protein — MTRSITRIAASVAALAASGSLLVACGGGEESASESLLGAIESGNVTLGTKFDQPGLGLRGPDGELSGLDVDVAEYVVNHIAEANGWEAPTIEWKEAPSAQRETLIQNGEVDAIAATYSINPGRSESVNFGGPYLLTHQALLVGADNSDITGLDGLDGKVLCSVTGSTPAQKVKEALPSVQLQEFDTYSSCTDALANGTVDAMTTDATILNGYAAQYEGEFKVVKLEQDGEPFTNEYYGIGLAKDDTEGTDAINAALDEMHSSGKFDEFVSANLGSGDEIQPGTAGDLSFLES, encoded by the coding sequence ATGACCCGTTCCATTACCCGTATCGCTGCTTCCGTAGCCGCCCTGGCCGCATCCGGCTCCCTGCTTGTCGCGTGTGGCGGCGGCGAAGAGTCCGCTTCCGAATCCCTGCTGGGCGCTATCGAATCCGGCAACGTTACGCTTGGCACCAAGTTCGACCAGCCAGGCCTTGGCCTCCGAGGCCCAGACGGCGAGCTCTCCGGCCTCGACGTTGACGTGGCCGAGTACGTTGTCAACCACATTGCCGAGGCTAACGGCTGGGAGGCCCCAACCATCGAATGGAAGGAAGCGCCTTCCGCTCAGCGCGAAACCCTCATTCAAAATGGCGAGGTAGACGCGATTGCGGCGACCTACTCCATTAACCCGGGGCGTTCCGAGTCCGTAAACTTTGGTGGCCCTTACTTGCTTACCCACCAGGCACTGCTCGTGGGCGCTGACAATTCTGACATCACCGGCCTTGACGGCCTGGATGGCAAGGTTTTGTGCTCGGTGACCGGCTCCACCCCCGCCCAGAAGGTTAAAGAAGCCCTGCCGTCCGTGCAGCTCCAGGAGTTTGACACCTACTCCTCCTGCACCGACGCGCTGGCTAACGGAACCGTTGACGCCATGACCACTGATGCAACCATCCTCAACGGTTACGCCGCTCAGTACGAGGGCGAGTTCAAGGTAGTCAAGCTTGAGCAGGATGGCGAACCATTCACCAACGAGTACTACGGCATTGGCCTTGCCAAGGATGACACGGAGGGAACCGACGCCATCAACGCCGCCCTGGATGAGATGCACTCCTCAGGAAAGTTCGATGAATTTGTTTCCGCCAACCTGGGCTCCGGCGATGAGATCCAGCCCGGTACCGCAGGAGACCTCTCCTTCCTCGAGTCCTAA
- a CDS encoding amino acid ABC transporter permease, translating to MNSMWESLGPELWPAFWLTIKLTFWSAIGSLILGTILTAMRVSPVGILRRIATFYITTVRNTPLTLVLLLCSFGLYQNLGLMLASRESDTWLADNNYRLAILGFVLYTSCFVAESLRSGINTVDFGQAEAARSLGLNFGQTFSAIIFPQAVRAAIVPLGNTLIALTKNTTVASVIGVAEASLLMKSTIEFHANQLFLIFGIFALGFLILTLPMGVGLGALANKLAVKK from the coding sequence ATGAACTCCATGTGGGAATCGCTGGGCCCCGAACTCTGGCCCGCATTCTGGCTGACCATTAAGCTGACCTTCTGGTCCGCGATTGGTTCTTTGATCCTTGGCACAATCCTTACAGCCATGAGGGTCTCCCCCGTTGGCATCTTGCGCCGCATCGCCACCTTCTACATCACCACGGTGCGAAACACCCCGCTGACGTTGGTGCTGCTGCTGTGCTCCTTCGGCCTCTACCAGAACTTAGGCCTGATGCTAGCCTCCCGCGAATCCGATACGTGGCTGGCCGATAATAACTACCGCCTGGCAATTTTGGGCTTCGTCCTTTACACCTCATGCTTTGTGGCGGAATCACTGCGTTCTGGAATCAACACCGTCGACTTTGGGCAAGCCGAAGCAGCACGCTCTTTAGGACTCAACTTCGGCCAGACATTCTCCGCAATCATTTTCCCTCAAGCAGTTCGCGCGGCAATCGTGCCATTGGGCAATACCCTGATTGCACTGACGAAGAACACCACGGTTGCATCCGTTATCGGCGTTGCCGAGGCGTCCTTGCTGATGAAGTCCACCATTGAGTTCCACGCTAACCAACTGTTCCTCATCTTTGGAATTTTCGCGCTGGGATTCCTCATCCTGACCTTGCCCATGGGCGTGGGACTCGGCGCACTGGCTAATAAACTGGCGGTGAAGAAATAA
- a CDS encoding amino acid ABC transporter permease, with protein MSVRATVLYDTPGPKGRRNNRIYTVITAVVLLALIAWVLKTLNDKEQLRAELWTPFLDGRTWTTYLLPGLRGTLLSAALSIVLAFIFGVVMGLGRLSQFKFVRIICGVIVEFFRAIPVLLLMIFAYQLFAVYDVVPSRQLAFSAVVFALTLYNGSVIAEILRSGIQSLPKGQTEASKALGLSHNQTMYKILLPQAIASMLPALIAQMVIALKDSALGYQIGYVELVRNGTNIASVNRNYLASLIVVAIIMILINWGLTLLAERIERQLRAGRARKNIVAAVPHEKDQGLDTKDNVNVDWHAEGYTEIKNPAQ; from the coding sequence ATGAGCGTACGCGCAACTGTTTTATATGACACCCCCGGCCCGAAGGGTCGCCGCAACAACCGCATCTACACCGTCATCACCGCGGTGGTTCTCCTAGCGCTCATCGCCTGGGTACTGAAAACCCTGAATGACAAGGAGCAGCTGCGAGCCGAGCTGTGGACCCCATTCCTTGATGGCCGCACATGGACCACCTACCTGCTTCCCGGCCTGCGCGGAACGCTATTATCGGCCGCCTTGTCTATTGTCCTCGCCTTTATCTTCGGCGTGGTCATGGGCCTGGGGCGCCTATCCCAGTTCAAGTTCGTGCGCATTATTTGCGGCGTAATCGTGGAATTCTTCCGCGCGATCCCAGTTCTGCTGCTGATGATCTTCGCTTACCAGCTCTTCGCCGTCTACGATGTAGTTCCCTCCCGCCAACTGGCATTTTCCGCAGTAGTCTTCGCGCTAACCCTTTATAACGGATCCGTTATCGCCGAAATCCTGCGTTCTGGCATTCAGTCTCTTCCCAAGGGCCAGACTGAAGCCTCCAAGGCTCTGGGACTTTCCCACAACCAGACCATGTACAAGATTCTCTTGCCCCAGGCAATCGCCTCCATGCTCCCGGCCCTGATTGCGCAGATGGTCATCGCCTTGAAGGATTCCGCGCTGGGCTACCAGATTGGCTACGTCGAGTTGGTCCGCAACGGAACCAACATTGCATCCGTCAACCGCAACTACCTGGCATCCCTCATCGTGGTGGCAATTATCATGATCCTCATCAACTGGGGACTGACCCTCTTGGCCGAGCGAATCGAACGCCAACTGCGCGCTGGCCGCGCCCGCAAGAACATAGTCGCGGCGGTACCTCACGAAAAGGACCAGGGCTTGGACACCAAGGACAACGTCAACGTTGACTGGCATGCTGAGGGGTACACAGAAATCAAGAATCCCGCCCAATAA